The sequence AGCTCTTTTGCACGGCAAGCCAAAATCATTTTAGAGACAATAATAATTTCCTTTTAAAAATTGCTAGCTGAATCAAATTCATTAACTCAGAGATGAATCactccaatcataaactaaaagAAAACTTATGATTAATTTATGCTTGAATTGATCCATCCCTAAGTTAATGaatctaatcaaaataatatttttttaatttaaattttttattaaagtCTAGAAAAATTTAATAgtaaattttgaaaagaaattatACTGTTGACGAATTAAATTTCCTCATTGGCCTTAGTGCATcttctattaattttttattttgagtATTTTCTATAATTCTCCACGTGCGACGACCGCTAAAATAAAGAGATATGGGTTGACTCGGCTTATGTGATCGTGAGGTTCAACGGACAACATATCGTGATAGCGGGCTGTCTCTGATTCAGGACATAAAAAGAATGATCGAGGATTGTAGCGTTTTCAGGGCCGCACATATTTATTGAAAAGTAAATATAGCTTTCTATGTGGCACATCactctagaaattttttttggataaatcaGATGGATATTTTATACCTATTtagctagattttttttttaattttgttggcTACGAGGAATcggtgtaaaaaaaaaaaaaaaaaaaaaaaaaaaaaaaaagcaagagagaagcagcagcagcagcagaagaaagaaagaatagaatagaatgagaaaaagaaaagaaaagggggtTGAATGGGTCGGATACTTGGTGggcgaaaagaaaaagaaaatggaggTTCCTGTTTTGTCCTTACCCGCGGAAATCAGAGCAACCTAGATTCTCTCTGACATGTTCCGCTACAGAAGGAAATGTCCGTTAAACAATTCTTGAAACAATCCGTACAACTGCGCCAGAAGTCCGAAAGAAAGTCAGATTTCGGACAAAAACGGAACTTAGAAATTTCAGAGACGATAGGacaaaagaaagggagagaaatcGCCGATTACATACGGCGAAAAGACAGACTTCCTCTGCTAGGTTTTCTGACGTTCGGATCCGGCCGGTCCGGACGTTAAAAATGGAGATAAATTAGAGGTATAATTATTTATAGACTCAAACTCCTCAGAAATGCAAAAATATTCCCCTTTTGTTTTGCCGTTGGGATAGCAATGTCACGCTTGTCCACTAGATAAACTCAACGGTTCAAAGTTTCACAAATCAAGTCCTATAACATTGGATTTTGAGGTGCATAAATATAATTGTTTTTGGATTTGATGCAGATGAAAGAGCCATGGGGCCTTTGAGCCATCTTTCTTGAGCTCCCATATCCAACATTTGAATGGACAGTTCTAATAACTTCATGGTTGTTGTCATCGCAATTTGGTAGAGATTCCCCATGTTATACATCAATATTGAAAAAACAATCATCATCTGATTGTTGATTCCATTATTATAGATTTTATACAACAGGAATAACAACCATCATTTAATAGCATTGATCAAAAAATAACAATTCTTAGCTTCAACCTTTACAAAAAGATAATTTTATTCCATAAACATTGGCTTATGCAAATgctcttttattaattagtatttttattgtaataatacataataattactaatcattattttttttgatatgtaAGAGGGGTAAAAACAAAACCTAACCAATTCTCATTTTAAGGAGTCGTCTGGTACGcaggaagaattttttttccctAGAATGTTTTTTCTCGAAAGATAATTTCTAGTTTTGGCACGTTTGGTTGATTATGAAAAAATGGTATATTCCACTAAagtggcttatatttggtttagcatttacttttgtagaaaaattatatgaaatacctattatactcttaataaatgGAAAGACTTTATCAATAAATTTGGATGGCTTAAGaatacttttggaaaaaaagacCTCAATTTTCAGTCGGTGGAAAAGTAGTTTTTTCATGTCCtccataaattttttattttcataaaatatgaaaatcttatttttataaaaatattattttttatttttttatttgaaaactccaatcaaataagagattttttttttgttttttttagaccatactttctctccttcttctaTAAACCAAACAGTCCTAAATTAACACATGAATCAAACCCATAGGTTCGAGAGTTAAATTTACCAATTATATTCTTAGTGCTTTCATAACAATCATTCATATCAAATAAATtcacttttcattttttttttgtttttgagtaAAAGAACAAATATAAATTGATTTATGTGATGTCGACagtaaattaattaattaattgctgGTTATTATATACCCAAAGAGTGCagatgtcctttttttttttttttaatttgtttttgaTACAACAGGAACTCACACACTTCAGGTGTAGATGTAGCCCatgaaattagaaaaaaaagtaCAAAGTGAAAGGGAAAAGGGACAGATACATAGTTCTCCCAAATAAAATTTTCGGAATGTCGCATAAGATGTCATTCAGTCTGCAGCACTGTCTACGTTCTTGTAGACATGTGTAGCCCCATAGAAGAAGACTCGTCCAATATACTGCAGATGTGGAGCAGCTGCATCCCACTAGCTAGTGTCTTTAGCTTTGAATTCACTTAATCATTGTGGCAGTCTCTTCAAGAAAAATGCGGTCCGTTCTTAGTATATATCTCGTACAGATGATATTTTTCTATATTGATCTGAGCTTAGCACCCAGGACGAACTGGTCAAAAATCTGCCGGCCATCAGTCATCGTCAATTTAGCCTCTGGGTCATGGTTGACAAATTCCACACCACCGCCGCCATCAAAGAGCATATGTCCACCGATCAATGGGACCAATCaatggggagaaaagaaaataaaaacagaaGCCACTACGCCAATTAATCGACGAGTTTTCCATCTGGTTCTcctccgagtcgtctccgactcGCCGAGTGAATGAAAAATCTGGCGGGTAGCGGAAGAAAAAGCCCTCCCACCTCTCCCACTACCCTTCCCAACGTTCTCCTTCTAaaccttctctctcctctcttttctcttctccttttccttttcccccGAACCATTCCAAAGGTTCCAAGAAGCATAAAGAATACAAGAAATAGGGAAGAGAAAACCTGCGATCGGAAATGTAGCCCAGGCTCTTCTCATCTTGTTGCCGTCCTTGGAGGTCCAAAAATGGCGACAGATGGTGATTTTTAGGGCTTGGTGCGGTAGAATGTAGTAAAGGCGAGATCTTTTCGTTcgtttcttttgctttcttgaACTTTGGCGAAGAAAAATGCGGCATTGGATGAGGATTTAAGTTTGATTGAGCTGAGAGGGGTTCCGCTCGCTTCCTGCAAGGGTTTCGAGGtgtgtgttttctttttttgtcctTTTCCTTTGGAGCCCGTGAAGCTTTTGTAgatctttttgttttacttccCCTTCCGGCGAGAATGGCGGAAGGGGTAGGAGTGAAGGTTCGATTGGTGCGTTGCCCTAAGTGCGATAAGCTTCTTCCGGAGCTCCCCAATTTTACGGTCTATAGATGCGGTGGTTGCAGTGCTACCCTGCAAGGTAGGTTTTCGGTTTTCtaatctcttttctttttgatattgCTCGTCATTTTTCCTTCTGAAAAAGTTTTGTTTTTCCTAAGAAAGATTAGTTCCTTCCTCTGtttgggcttttttttttttttttagatctaaTTTTCAACACGTTAGGTGATTTTCTCTAAAAAACTGGAAAAgaagtttttttctttccttttttttggttgttGTCGTTGCTGtaattttctcttgttttgATCTCCTGGTAATACAGCAAAGAAACGAAATCCAGTGACAGATTATTCATCAGAAAGATCGGATGGAGGAGATGtgaaatgttttgataattcagAGACAGAGAGCTGTTGGGAGAAGAAAGGTGTTAATCCCGACTCTGGTTCTGAGACTGATCGAGAAAGCATAGAGTTTGGGtttagaagagaagaaaagatgcTCCTCAATTCAGGAGCAAATTCTATTCATGGCTCTGCGTCCATAACTGAAAACAGGGATGTTTCACCAAAACCCAACGGCTCAAGCTTACATGGTCCACCCTCAGGAAGTGGGATAAGGGACAGATACAGTATATGCTGTGGCCCCCCTAGAGCTCAGGTCACCAACCGTGCCTCCAATGTGGATGAATTGGTTAAAGAAAAGCTGGATGTTCAGTATACCGATCGGTATCACAGAGCTCAGCAGACACAAGTACCTATGGGCGAAGAGAAGTGCAGGGCTTCCGTCATTTGTGGGTTGCCGAGGGATCAGATAGATGGTGTTCCAGTTGCTCCTTTTGCCGGTGAAGGCCCATCCATCCAGCAAATGAAACTTACTCACGGATATGGTAATGGTGGCCCAGCCATGAAGCAGAACAGGGAAGGCCCCGACAAAGCTGAGCATCTCGAGCAAGATCCTGCACAGCTTCTGAGAAAGCTTGATGAATTAAGAGATCAGCTTCGTCGGTCTTGCGAGGTTGTGGACAGACCAAAAGAAAGGATGCCGAAGAACAGAAGGGAAGCCTCTTCTTCTTATGTTCGTCAAGGCCATGGTACTTGGTTTCCTGATGGCTCATCATCATTGAATCAAAAATCTAGTCTGCATCCTTGTCCACCAAATGGATACAGTACAGGGCTGCCAAACTTTTATCCTGGATATGGAGAGCCATTTGTGTCACAAACACTTGGGAGGGCTTCTTACCACTGCCATGTTCAGTACCCAGAAAGAGCAATTTGCAACTGCCCCTGTGGACATCTTGATCTAGATCCTGTAATCTCTTATCATCATGAAGGGTTTTACCCGCAACCTGCCTGCTCCTGTGTGCTCTGCTACAACAAACACCAGATGCTGCCTGCACAGGCTCCTCCTGCTTGTATCAATAATAGGAGGGTTCCTTATCTTGTAAACAATCATGGGTTTTACCCTGCGGATGGTTCATCTGTGTCTGGTTCACGAAGTTACAATCCAACATATGGCAACTCATCCTTGTATTCTTACGAGCCACAGCCACAACAAAGGGCTATGTTTCCTGGCAAGACGGATAGGCGTCATTGTCAACCCAAAGCTGGTGCTGCTCCTTTTGTAGTTTGCTGTAGTTGTTTTGAATTGCTGCTGCTACCTCAAAAACTTAAGCTTACGGTAGAGAAATGTTTTAAGTTGCGCTGTGGGTCATGCTCTCAGGTAATATCATTAGAACTTGATGGGAAAAGACTTGTTACTTCTGCCCCCCCACCAGCCATGCCTGCAGTTATGATCAATAACGGTTCTAATGATGGGTTTAATGAGGATTTTCCCTCTCAAGGCCATGCCAGTGGACATCCTGATACTTCTTACTCTGAAGATTATGATAGCTCAGGCTATAACATCCAGTCTATGGTTGAGAATCTAGTTTCTCCTCCTACATCAAGTCATGAAATGACTGGAAAAAAATATGACCTAAACTTTAGTGATCCAGAGAAAATGCAGGGGCTCTCCACATCTTCCAATAGGTCCGAGGATGTGGAGAGTCCAGACAGTAAGATTTGTCAGAGAGATGTGCCCAGCTTTACAGAACTTCCCTTTGAGGATGAAGTGACTTCAGATGTTCCAGGTCTACAACTTCGTGAGCATTTGGCGCACCCATTATGTAATGAGGTAACGTATGACTCTGGAAAGGGAAGCACCAGTAGACGCTATAATCAAGAGAAGATTGTATCTTTTAATGGAAATTTTTTGCAAAACTCTGTAAAAGATGTACAAGCAGCAACTGAGATTGATTTGCCAGTTGATGAGTACCCAAATCCTGATTTATCTCAAGATTCTTGGGAAGTAAGAAGAGATGAATATCAGCATAGGATCGGCAAGGATGATGATTCATTCTTTGCTGGCCTTATAAAGAAGACCTTCAAAGATATCTCTCTATTTAATCAGTCAGTGAAGGATGATAGATCAAAAGTTTCAGTTAATGGCCATCCTATTTCTGATCATTTGGTTAAGAAGGCTGAAAAGCTAGCTGGACCAGTGTATCCTGGAGAATATTGGTATGTTACTGGTTCCCTTGTAGGGCATGCAATTTATCTGCACTGAGATGCAAGGTTTTATCGACCAGCTTAGTACATTAATTCTTTTTTAATCAATGACTCGTCTGATGATGTGTGTTGTAATGCATGTGTGCAGCATATAATCTTGAAAGCATGTCTTAGAAACAACCCATCTTTAGGAAGTAGTTTAAAAAACTTCTAGGTCTTGAGATCGAACATATAATATCTGTAGAAATAGCAAACATTGAGACACTGATATACAGATTGCATACATCAGTTTTTGCATTGGTATTGTTTAAGCTTTTAAGCTAAGCAAGAAACATCTTGATATTGTATATGTTTTATCCATGACAACAATAAGGTTGTCTTCCATTTTGAGCCTTGGCGCAACGGTAAGGCTGCTCAATTGTGACCTCGTGGTCATGAGTTAGAACACAGAAACAGCCTCTCCGCACATAGGGCTAAGGCTGCATATATCTGACCCTTCCCAGACCCCGCAATGATGGTACCCTCGTGCACTAGTCCATCCTTTCTTTATCCATGACAACTGACCAAATACCAGATTAAATTTAGGGTCATTGAGAAAACACCTTTGAGTTATTCTACATGCTGTAATTATGATTTAGGAGATGTTATGTAGATTGTACTGCAACTCATATGTTATCTAGTTATTCTTTTTCCAAGATAACATGTTCTGCTCCCCTTGTGATTCAGGTATGATTACCGTGCTGGATTTTGGGGTGTCATCGGACATCCATGCCTTGGCATAATTCCTGTAAGGGCAACTAATTCTGAATAACTGTAGTAGCATTCAATTACtggatttattgataaaatgcTTGATTTTGCAGCCATTCATTGAAGAATTCAATTATCCTATGCCTAAATATTGTGCTGGTGGGAATACTGGAGTTATTGCAAATGGGAGAGAGCTTCATCAGAGGGACTTGGATTTGCTGGTTAGTAGAGGACTTTCGCCTAATGCTGGTCGGTCTTATATTATTGAGATTTCAGGAAAGGTTTTTGATGAAGCCTCGGGTGAGGAGCTTGATAGTCTTGGCAGGCTTGCTCCAACGTGAGTTTCTTTTCCAGTAACACATACTCAGCTTTGTTATGTGGTGAATAGTTGATTAAAAATATGTTAGCAACATATttagaataatttcttgcgtttttcttccttttacatGCTAGGCTATTTTTCTGCTCTTTTAGCAATATGTAGAAGCCCAGCGAACATAACTTTTAAACAACAAATGAGACCCCTTAAAAGATTTCCTGAGTTGATGGCTACCAGGTATAGAAAGCATAAAATATTGGATAACAATTAAAGCATGGGAGAACTTTCAGCTAAGTGTTTCTGTTCATTTACAAATGAAAATCCTTGATATAAAAGACAATTTAAAGCCTTTTCCTGAAACTGAATAAAAGTTTTTGTGAGTTGATGCTAGTATGATATGAAGCATAAAATATTGGATGACAATTGAGTCATGAGAGAACTTTACAAATAAAAATCCTTGATATAAAGAACAGTTTGAAGTGTTTGCATGAAACCATATGTGGTTCCATCACTGCCATCAATCTTACAATGATCTGACATTGAAATGTAATATAAAGATTGATCTCATGAACATGATTGTCTAAGATTTTTCAACTATTGTAATCAATGTTGTGGCAGCCTGTGAAGATTTTAGCAAATCCTTATTTCTTTTATCATAACTGCTCAACCATATGCTGTGCACTTGCCAAACAAGAAAATGACATTTGAAGTTACTATGACTTTACGAAACAAGCTTTGATTTATCATGTGTACTGCTACTTCATTTTTCCATATCATGCTACAATTGGTGGGAAGGACTACAAGTTGCTAGGTGCCTCTAGGGTTGCTACTGCAGCTTCTTTGAGACTGTCAGCACTTGCACTCACCTCAAAATAGTAGGGAAAAGACTATTGACGATGCATCCAAGGAATAGGTTTTGTAGATAT is a genomic window of Phoenix dactylifera cultivar Barhee BC4 chromosome 4, palm_55x_up_171113_PBpolish2nd_filt_p, whole genome shotgun sequence containing:
- the LOC103696830 gene encoding uncharacterized protein LOC103696830 — its product is MAEGVGVKVRLVRCPKCDKLLPELPNFTVYRCGGCSATLQAKKRNPVTDYSSERSDGGDVKCFDNSETESCWEKKGVNPDSGSETDRESIEFGFRREEKMLLNSGANSIHGSASITENRDVSPKPNGSSLHGPPSGSGIRDRYSICCGPPRAQVTNRASNVDELVKEKLDVQYTDRYHRAQQTQVPMGEEKCRASVICGLPRDQIDGVPVAPFAGEGPSIQQMKLTHGYGNGGPAMKQNREGPDKAEHLEQDPAQLLRKLDELRDQLRRSCEVVDRPKERMPKNRREASSSYVRQGHGTWFPDGSSSLNQKSSLHPCPPNGYSTGLPNFYPGYGEPFVSQTLGRASYHCHVQYPERAICNCPCGHLDLDPVISYHHEGFYPQPACSCVLCYNKHQMLPAQAPPACINNRRVPYLVNNHGFYPADGSSVSGSRSYNPTYGNSSLYSYEPQPQQRAMFPGKTDRRHCQPKAGAAPFVVCCSCFELLLLPQKLKLTVEKCFKLRCGSCSQVISLELDGKRLVTSAPPPAMPAVMINNGSNDGFNEDFPSQGHASGHPDTSYSEDYDSSGYNIQSMVENLVSPPTSSHEMTGKKYDLNFSDPEKMQGLSTSSNRSEDVESPDSKICQRDVPSFTELPFEDEVTSDVPGLQLREHLAHPLCNEVTYDSGKGSTSRRYNQEKIVSFNGNFLQNSVKDVQAATEIDLPVDEYPNPDLSQDSWEVRRDEYQHRIGKDDDSFFAGLIKKTFKDISLFNQSVKDDRSKVSVNGHPISDHLVKKAEKLAGPVYPGEYWYDYRAGFWGVIGHPCLGIIPPFIEEFNYPMPKYCAGGNTGVIANGRELHQRDLDLLVSRGLSPNAGRSYIIEISGKVFDEASGEELDSLGRLAPTVEKMKRGFGMRVPRVIA